In Rhodothermales bacterium, one genomic interval encodes:
- a CDS encoding anthrone oxygenase family protein, translating to MSYADLLVSVVAFAAIGSGLMGGLFFVFSNAVMPALARLAPERAVAFMQAVNVTILNPLFLFLFVGTAVACAFLLLGALIGWHPPTLNVLAGAALYLIGAFGVTAAGNVPLNNALAEREGADAIAFWPDYAARWTRWNHVRTVASIAAAGFLTLGLYDLATLTL from the coding sequence ATGTCCTACGCCGACTTGCTGGTCTCCGTGGTTGCCTTCGCTGCGATCGGGAGCGGGCTGATGGGCGGGCTGTTCTTCGTGTTCTCGAACGCGGTGATGCCGGCCCTCGCGCGACTCGCCCCGGAACGCGCCGTCGCGTTCATGCAGGCCGTCAACGTCACGATCCTCAACCCGCTCTTCCTGTTCCTCTTCGTCGGGACGGCGGTGGCATGCGCGTTCCTCCTCCTCGGTGCGCTCATCGGCTGGCACCCGCCGACGCTGAACGTGCTCGCGGGAGCCGCGCTCTACCTCATCGGGGCCTTCGGGGTGACGGCCGCTGGAAACGTCCCGCTCAACAATGCGCTCGCCGAGCGAGAGGGGGCCGACGCCATCGCGTTCTGGCCCGACTACGCCGCGCGGTGGACGCGGTGGAACCATGTGCGGACCGTCGCTTCGATTGCCGCGGCGGGATTCCTTACACTCGGGCTCTACGACCTCGCGACCCTCACGCTCTAG
- the secA gene encoding preprotein translocase subunit SecA, with protein sequence MLNVIKKLFGERNKRDISQFQPLVDEINDYADRFQHLTEAELKGKTAEFKARINEAVAELDRERTEIRARLRAANEEPVGGDGQAPDAGETLSHAERQTLVEQLDDLEQEWLDTVEDVLEELLPEAFAVVKEVCRRHLGKTWEAGGSEITWEMVPFDVQLIGGIVLHRGRVAEMKTGEGKTLTSVAPMYLNALVGRGVHLVTVNPYLAQRDAQWMGPIYEYLGLTVDCIDGHEPHSAGRRQAYRADITYGTNNEFGFDYLRDNSFVVDANQLVQRRHHYAIVDEVDSVLIDEARTPLIISGPVPDAEEDRFEELRPPVDRLVYAQQKLVAGLVGDAERLLKEQAAAEAAGDKKEARRLEDEAGLALLRAERGYPKNKRLIKLKGEPGVDQLLRKTEFFYLQDNAKRMPEVDEVLHFALDEKQHSLELTDQGREFIAKAAGSDIEFFIIPDVGYEIARIEKEFEQKKEDLRAELKADASLSDEKRQHKLDNDLRVLANEMEAAKRDLYTRFAERSEHIHAVNQLLKAYTLYEKDVEYIVQDEKVQIVDQHTGRVLPGRRYSDGLHQAIEAKEQVQVQKATQTYATITLQNYFRLYHKLSGMTGTAETEAEEFGKIYDMEVSIIPTNRPIARADEEDLVYKTKREKYNAILDKIRAYHEAGQPVLVGTTSVDVSETLARMLKRQNIPHNVLNARKDRAKSEAQIVAEAGREGAVTIATNMAGRGTDIKIKDAVKDKGGLAILGTERHESRRIDLQLRGRSGRQGDPGESVFYVSLEDDLMRLFGHDRTAKIMDKLGMEEGEVITHKWITKGIERAQKKVEQNNFAIRKRQLDYDDVLNAQRTVIYDQRLHALLGDRLHSDILDMLYQVVERLVHAHFGDGDLDGLREELMRTLAFDFEMDRQKAFGLGEDGMIEAVYDAALAHYNRKRESLARPFFNSIQEIVNRPDDEKKPERLFVDFTDGRKMMRVVVRPEDVVATNGQEVNDGLERAAVLSTIDSRWTEHLRDLDEVKEGIGLRAYGQKDPLIEYKMEAYKLFAEMMQEIQQEAVSLVFKAGPLVDGKRVQTQTAAPKSRLDRSRAQAQKEEKQSYGVNTGGNGSSAERDPTVAAEPVVVEKEPGRNDRVTIMNPSTGVEETLKYKHAVSKINNGWMLVRVED encoded by the coding sequence ATGTTGAACGTCATCAAGAAACTCTTCGGCGAACGGAATAAGCGCGACATCTCGCAGTTCCAGCCGCTCGTCGACGAGATCAACGACTACGCCGACCGCTTCCAGCACCTCACGGAGGCCGAGCTCAAGGGTAAGACCGCCGAGTTCAAGGCCCGCATCAACGAGGCCGTCGCCGAGCTCGACCGCGAGCGGACCGAGATCCGCGCCCGCCTCCGCGCGGCGAACGAGGAGCCGGTCGGCGGGGACGGGCAGGCTCCCGATGCCGGCGAGACGCTCAGCCACGCCGAGCGGCAGACGCTCGTCGAGCAACTCGACGACCTCGAACAGGAGTGGCTCGACACCGTCGAGGACGTGCTCGAAGAGCTCCTGCCCGAAGCGTTCGCCGTCGTGAAGGAGGTCTGTCGCCGCCACCTCGGGAAGACGTGGGAAGCGGGCGGCAGCGAGATCACGTGGGAGATGGTGCCGTTCGACGTGCAACTCATCGGCGGCATCGTGCTCCACCGCGGGCGCGTGGCCGAGATGAAAACGGGCGAGGGTAAGACGCTCACGTCCGTCGCCCCGATGTACCTCAACGCGCTCGTCGGGCGCGGCGTCCACCTCGTCACGGTCAACCCGTACCTCGCCCAGCGCGACGCGCAGTGGATGGGGCCGATCTACGAATACCTCGGCCTGACCGTCGATTGCATCGACGGACACGAGCCGCACTCGGCCGGCCGCCGCCAGGCGTACCGCGCCGACATCACGTACGGCACCAACAACGAGTTCGGGTTCGACTACCTCCGCGACAACTCGTTCGTCGTCGACGCCAACCAACTCGTCCAGCGCCGCCACCACTACGCGATCGTGGACGAGGTGGACTCCGTGCTCATCGACGAGGCGCGAACGCCGCTCATCATCTCCGGCCCCGTGCCGGACGCCGAGGAGGACCGCTTCGAGGAACTGCGGCCCCCCGTGGACCGGCTCGTCTATGCCCAGCAGAAGCTCGTCGCCGGCCTCGTCGGCGATGCGGAGCGGCTGCTCAAGGAGCAGGCCGCGGCCGAAGCGGCGGGCGACAAGAAGGAGGCGCGCCGGCTCGAAGACGAGGCCGGCCTCGCCCTTCTCCGCGCCGAGCGCGGCTACCCGAAGAACAAGCGGCTCATCAAGCTCAAGGGAGAGCCCGGTGTCGACCAGCTCCTCCGCAAGACCGAGTTCTTCTACCTCCAGGACAACGCCAAGCGGATGCCCGAGGTGGACGAGGTGCTCCACTTCGCCCTCGACGAGAAGCAGCACTCGCTCGAGCTGACGGACCAGGGCCGCGAGTTCATCGCGAAAGCCGCAGGCTCGGACATCGAGTTCTTCATCATCCCCGACGTGGGCTACGAGATCGCTCGCATCGAGAAGGAGTTCGAGCAGAAGAAGGAGGACCTCCGCGCCGAACTCAAAGCCGACGCCTCGCTCTCCGACGAGAAGCGCCAGCACAAGCTCGACAACGACCTCCGCGTGCTCGCCAACGAGATGGAGGCCGCCAAGCGTGACCTCTACACCCGCTTCGCCGAGCGCTCCGAGCACATCCACGCCGTCAACCAACTCCTCAAGGCGTACACGCTCTACGAGAAGGACGTCGAGTACATCGTCCAGGACGAGAAGGTGCAGATCGTCGACCAGCACACGGGCCGTGTGCTGCCGGGCCGCCGCTACTCCGACGGGCTCCACCAGGCCATCGAAGCGAAGGAGCAGGTGCAGGTCCAGAAGGCGACGCAGACGTACGCGACGATCACGCTGCAGAACTACTTCCGCCTCTACCACAAGCTCTCCGGCATGACGGGCACGGCCGAGACCGAGGCCGAGGAGTTCGGGAAGATCTACGACATGGAAGTCTCGATCATCCCGACGAACCGCCCGATCGCCCGCGCCGACGAGGAAGACCTCGTCTACAAGACGAAGCGCGAGAAGTACAACGCCATCCTCGACAAAATCCGCGCGTACCACGAGGCCGGCCAGCCCGTACTCGTCGGCACCACGAGCGTCGACGTGTCGGAGACGCTCGCGCGGATGCTCAAGCGGCAGAACATCCCGCACAACGTGCTCAACGCGCGGAAGGACCGCGCCAAGAGCGAGGCCCAGATCGTCGCCGAGGCGGGCCGCGAAGGCGCCGTCACGATCGCGACGAACATGGCCGGGCGCGGGACCGACATCAAGATCAAGGACGCCGTCAAAGACAAGGGCGGCCTCGCGATCCTCGGCACCGAGCGCCACGAGTCGCGCCGGATCGACCTCCAGCTCCGCGGCCGGTCCGGCCGCCAGGGCGACCCCGGCGAGTCGGTGTTCTACGTCTCGCTCGAAGACGACCTGATGCGCCTCTTCGGCCACGACCGGACGGCGAAGATCATGGACAAGCTCGGGATGGAAGAGGGCGAGGTGATCACCCACAAGTGGATCACGAAGGGCATCGAGCGCGCGCAGAAGAAGGTCGAGCAGAACAACTTCGCCATCCGCAAGCGCCAGCTCGACTACGACGACGTGCTCAACGCGCAGCGCACCGTCATCTACGACCAGCGCCTCCACGCCCTCCTCGGCGACCGGCTGCACTCGGACATCCTCGACATGCTCTACCAGGTCGTCGAGCGCCTCGTCCACGCCCACTTCGGCGACGGCGACCTCGACGGGCTCCGCGAGGAGCTGATGCGGACGCTCGCGTTCGACTTCGAGATGGACCGGCAGAAGGCGTTCGGGCTCGGCGAGGACGGGATGATCGAGGCCGTCTACGACGCCGCGCTCGCCCACTACAACCGCAAGCGCGAGTCGCTCGCTCGCCCGTTCTTCAACTCGATCCAGGAGATCGTCAACCGCCCCGACGACGAGAAGAAGCCCGAGCGGCTGTTCGTCGACTTCACCGACGGTCGCAAGATGATGCGCGTCGTCGTCCGCCCCGAAGACGTGGTGGCGACGAACGGGCAGGAGGTGAACGACGGGCTCGAACGCGCCGCCGTGCTCTCGACGATCGACAGCCGGTGGACCGAGCACCTCCGCGACCTCGACGAGGTGAAGGAGGGCATCGGGCTCCGCGCCTACGGGCAGAAGGACCCGCTCATCGAGTACAAGATGGAGGCGTACAAGCTCTTCGCCGAGATGATGCAGGAGATCCAGCAGGAGGCCGTCTCCCTCGTCTTCAAAGCTGGCCCGCTCGTCGACGGCAAGCGCGTGCAGACCCAGACCGCCGCGCCGAAGTCCCGCCTCGACCGCAGCCGGGCGCAGGCGCAGAAGGAGGAGAAGCAGAGCTACGGTGTCAACACCGGCGGCAACGGCTCCTCCGCCGAGCGCGACCCAACGGTGGCCGCCGAGCCCGTCGTCGTCGAGAAAGAGCCCGGCCGCAACGACCGCGTGACGATCATGAACCCGTCCACCGGGGTCGAGGAGACGCTGAAGTACAAGCACGCCGTTTCGAAGATCAACAACGGCTGGATGCTCGTCCGCGTGGAGGACTGA
- the porQ gene encoding type IX secretion system protein PorQ: protein MLRSLLLTALVVLPTLASAQPSRLTGFGLLRLEPSARATALAGAYGVGSGEDVNALFANPALLGEADHGQLAVSYLNHLSDISAGFVVYARHVERLGGTVAGSVRFLSYGDFERADADGTRSGDTFGASDAIVTLSYARPAGDRLHVGGSAHAVFSSVDDASANALAADFGVTYQIPAQGLALSASLHNLGVVTSDLGAEGDELPTDLRFAVSKRLQYVPLLITVAGYDLTSFESENGTALNEIARHLSIGGELQFGEAFALRAGYNHRLHEELKTGTRIDLAGLGLGFGLNLRRFGFDYAYNAWSSFGGLHHITLRTRI from the coding sequence ATGCTGCGCTCCCTGCTCCTCACCGCCCTCGTCGTCCTGCCCACGCTCGCGAGCGCTCAGCCGAGCCGACTGACCGGATTCGGCTTGCTCCGGCTCGAACCCTCGGCCCGCGCGACGGCCCTCGCTGGGGCCTACGGCGTCGGCTCGGGCGAAGACGTGAACGCCCTCTTCGCCAACCCCGCCCTTCTCGGCGAGGCCGACCACGGGCAGCTCGCGGTGAGCTACCTCAACCACCTCTCGGACATCAGCGCCGGATTCGTGGTCTACGCCCGCCACGTCGAGCGCCTCGGCGGCACCGTCGCCGGGTCCGTCCGCTTCCTCTCCTACGGCGACTTCGAGCGCGCCGACGCCGACGGCACCCGCTCCGGCGACACGTTCGGCGCCTCCGACGCGATCGTCACGCTGAGCTACGCCCGGCCTGCCGGCGACCGCCTCCACGTCGGCGGCAGCGCCCACGCCGTGTTCTCCTCCGTCGACGACGCGAGCGCGAACGCCCTCGCCGCCGATTTTGGCGTGACGTACCAGATCCCCGCGCAGGGCCTCGCGCTCAGCGCCTCGCTCCACAACCTCGGCGTGGTCACGAGCGACCTCGGGGCGGAGGGCGACGAACTCCCCACGGACCTCCGCTTCGCGGTGTCGAAGCGCCTGCAGTATGTCCCGCTCCTCATCACTGTCGCAGGCTACGACCTGACCTCGTTCGAGAGCGAGAACGGGACGGCGCTCAACGAGATCGCCCGCCACCTCTCGATCGGCGGCGAGTTGCAATTCGGCGAGGCGTTCGCCCTCCGCGCGGGCTACAACCACCGGCTCCACGAGGAGCTCAAGACCGGGACGCGGATCGACCTCGCCGGGCTCGGCCTCGGCTTCGGGCTGAACCTCCGCCGCTTCGGGTTCGACTACGCCTACAACGCGTGGAGCTCGTTCGGCGGCCTCCACCACATCACGCTCCGCACCCGGATCTGA
- a CDS encoding tyrosine-type recombinase/integrase: MPDAAGPPLVLSAAELESRLEGFVSEYLKGKSKETVGTYRRSLNEFERWHAVERGRSPSGGFRFRTEDVERYKKYLMEERELSQVSVSTYLTAIRRFCQYLVDIGLLEENPARPVKGNRRPSEHSRKVFTEEEVEQLKDVLRTASPIEKRDRAIVYLMLYAGLSEIELVRADMQDLDQTLLGWFLRVQGKGHTVKDQQVPIDPPVMDAIRLYLDTRGRVRPEDPLFVSHGHRSAGERLNTRSVRSRINGLLKAAGLKRPGVSPHSLTHTAALIWLNDGMGVEEVRQRMRHGTLDTTMIYFKKQGLLKRSIEDRA, encoded by the coding sequence ATGCCCGACGCCGCCGGCCCGCCCCTCGTCCTCTCCGCTGCCGAACTCGAATCGCGCCTCGAGGGGTTCGTGAGCGAGTACCTCAAGGGGAAGAGCAAAGAGACCGTCGGCACGTACCGGCGCTCGCTCAACGAGTTCGAGCGGTGGCACGCCGTCGAGCGGGGCCGTTCCCCCTCTGGAGGGTTCCGCTTCCGCACGGAAGACGTGGAGCGGTACAAGAAATATTTGATGGAGGAGCGTGAACTGAGCCAGGTCTCGGTCTCGACGTACCTCACGGCAATCCGTCGATTCTGCCAGTACCTCGTCGACATCGGGCTGCTGGAGGAGAACCCGGCGCGGCCGGTCAAGGGCAACCGCCGCCCGAGCGAGCACTCGCGCAAGGTGTTCACCGAAGAGGAGGTGGAGCAGCTCAAAGACGTGCTCCGCACCGCGAGCCCCATCGAGAAGCGCGACCGGGCGATCGTCTACCTCATGCTCTACGCCGGGCTGAGCGAGATCGAACTCGTCCGTGCCGATATGCAGGACCTCGACCAGACCCTCCTCGGGTGGTTCCTCCGCGTGCAGGGCAAGGGCCACACCGTCAAAGACCAGCAGGTCCCCATCGACCCGCCGGTGATGGACGCGATCCGGCTCTACCTCGACACGCGCGGGCGCGTCCGGCCCGAGGACCCGCTCTTCGTCTCGCACGGGCACCGCTCGGCGGGGGAGCGGCTCAACACGCGGAGCGTCCGCAGCCGGATCAACGGGCTGCTGAAGGCGGCCGGGCTCAAGCGTCCCGGCGTCTCGCCGCACTCGCTGACGCACACCGCCGCGCTCATCTGGCTCAACGACGGGATGGGCGTCGAGGAGGTCCGCCAACGGATGCGCCACGGCACGCTCGACACGACGATGATCTACTTCAAGAAGCAGGGCCTCCTCAAGCGCAGCATCGAAGACCGCGCGTGA
- the sucB gene encoding 2-oxoglutarate dehydrogenase, E2 component, dihydrolipoamide succinyltransferase: MAKVDVVMPKMGESVMEGTVLTWSKQVGDEVELDETLLEISTDKVDSEVPSPAAGRIAEIIVPEGETVEVGAKIAVIETDVDAPVGGDGSSAGPDAAAAEPEVSEEAKPAAPNIEPVAEEAAEATGAGAQANAEAAPPVASGGGERTEVVMPKMGESVMEGTVLSWAKQVGDEVELDETLLEISTDKVDSEVPSPAKGILVEILVQEGETVDVGAPIAIVATGDGAAAGASPAPSAPKQQPAAAEAGETPSAPEKSYGMTGRALAGDGSPLAEPAEAEVAARGPLQRRGEDGRFYSPLVRSIASAEGVSQRELESIKGTGTEGRVTKQDILGYVKQRTSAPAQTQAAPQQRQAPAAQPKQGAKPAAPPPSGDYGDRVEIIEMDRMRQLISEHMRRSKDTSAHVTSFNEIDVTNLVKARENNKRAFQQREGVKLTFTPFFVRAAVEALRTHPTLNASVEGKRIIVKKDYHIGIAVAIGTKGLLVPVVRDAGQKNLTGLTHAIADLADRARNKQLMPDELQGGTFTVTNVGSLGSLMGTPIINQPQVAILSPGAIKKRPVVVEHPELGDIIAIRQMMYVSLTYDHRIIDGSMGASYLQAYKDALESIDPNEAI; encoded by the coding sequence ATGGCTAAAGTCGACGTCGTCATGCCCAAGATGGGCGAGAGCGTGATGGAAGGCACCGTGCTGACGTGGTCGAAGCAGGTCGGCGACGAGGTCGAGCTCGACGAGACCCTCCTCGAGATTTCCACCGACAAGGTCGACTCCGAGGTGCCGTCCCCGGCCGCGGGTCGGATCGCAGAAATCATCGTCCCCGAGGGCGAGACCGTGGAGGTGGGGGCGAAGATCGCCGTCATCGAGACGGACGTGGACGCGCCCGTCGGCGGCGATGGTTCGAGCGCCGGACCCGACGCAGCGGCGGCCGAGCCCGAGGTGTCGGAGGAAGCGAAGCCCGCCGCGCCGAACATCGAACCGGTGGCGGAGGAGGCTGCCGAAGCCACGGGCGCCGGAGCGCAGGCGAACGCCGAAGCCGCTCCGCCCGTCGCAAGCGGAGGGGGCGAGCGCACCGAAGTCGTCATGCCGAAGATGGGCGAGAGCGTGATGGAGGGCACCGTGCTGTCGTGGGCCAAGCAGGTCGGCGACGAGGTCGAGCTTGACGAGACGCTGCTGGAGATCTCCACCGACAAAGTCGATTCTGAGGTGCCGTCGCCGGCGAAGGGTATCCTCGTCGAGATCCTCGTGCAGGAAGGCGAGACGGTTGACGTCGGCGCGCCGATCGCGATCGTTGCGACGGGCGACGGAGCGGCTGCCGGCGCGTCGCCCGCTCCGTCGGCCCCGAAGCAGCAACCGGCAGCGGCCGAGGCGGGGGAGACCCCGTCGGCGCCCGAGAAGAGCTACGGGATGACGGGCCGCGCCCTCGCCGGCGACGGCTCGCCCCTCGCTGAGCCCGCCGAAGCGGAGGTCGCCGCGAGGGGCCCGCTGCAGCGACGTGGCGAGGACGGCCGGTTCTACTCGCCGCTCGTTCGCTCGATCGCGAGCGCCGAGGGCGTTTCCCAGCGAGAGCTGGAGTCGATCAAGGGCACGGGGACGGAAGGGCGTGTCACGAAGCAGGACATCCTCGGCTACGTCAAGCAGCGCACGTCGGCGCCGGCCCAGACGCAGGCAGCGCCGCAGCAACGCCAGGCACCCGCCGCGCAGCCTAAGCAGGGGGCGAAGCCGGCCGCGCCGCCCCCCTCGGGCGACTACGGCGACCGCGTCGAGATCATTGAGATGGACCGGATGCGGCAGCTCATCTCCGAGCACATGCGCCGGTCGAAGGACACGAGCGCGCACGTCACCTCGTTCAACGAGATCGACGTGACGAACCTCGTGAAGGCGCGGGAGAACAACAAGCGCGCGTTCCAGCAGCGTGAGGGCGTCAAGCTCACGTTCACCCCGTTCTTCGTTCGCGCCGCCGTCGAGGCGCTGCGCACGCACCCCACGCTCAACGCCTCCGTCGAGGGCAAGCGGATCATCGTCAAGAAGGACTACCACATCGGGATCGCCGTCGCGATCGGCACGAAAGGCCTGCTCGTCCCCGTCGTCCGCGACGCGGGGCAGAAGAACCTCACCGGGCTCACGCACGCGATTGCCGATCTCGCCGACCGGGCGCGGAACAAGCAGCTCATGCCCGACGAACTGCAGGGCGGCACGTTCACCGTGACGAACGTCGGCAGCCTCGGCTCGCTGATGGGCACGCCGATCATCAACCAGCCGCAGGTGGCGATCCTGTCGCCCGGCGCGATCAAGAAGCGCCCCGTCGTGGTCGAGCACCCCGAACTCGGCGACATCATCGCGATCCGGCAGATGATGTACGTCTCGCTGACCTACGACCACCGCATCATTGACGGCTCGATGGGCGCGAGCTACCTGCAAGCCTACAAAGACGCGCTGGAGAGCATCGACCCGAACGAGGCGATCTGA
- a CDS encoding sigma-70 family RNA polymerase sigma factor, protein MNDEDLMRQFQAGTVEAFNILVDRYSERLSHYLYRFNKDRRRVEDLLQETFLRVYRNRHSYRPVAKFSTWLYTIAGNLARSEYRKRKRRQTYSIQSQSRDGEEYEMPLPDETFLPDKSAEAAIQDRHIQDALRQIPEEFREVVVLRDVQNLAYEEIAEITGLPMGTVKSRINRGRTKLQNLLDDVYSVQVN, encoded by the coding sequence ATGAACGACGAGGATCTGATGCGGCAGTTTCAGGCCGGCACGGTCGAGGCGTTTAATATCCTCGTAGACCGCTACTCCGAGCGGCTCTCCCACTACCTCTACCGCTTCAACAAAGACCGCCGCCGCGTCGAAGACCTCCTCCAGGAGACGTTTCTCCGCGTTTACCGCAACCGACACTCGTACCGTCCCGTCGCGAAGTTCTCGACGTGGCTCTACACGATCGCCGGCAACCTCGCGCGCAGCGAGTACCGCAAGCGCAAGCGCCGGCAGACCTACTCCATCCAGTCGCAGAGCCGCGACGGTGAGGAGTACGAGATGCCGCTGCCGGACGAGACGTTCCTCCCCGACAAGAGCGCCGAAGCTGCCATCCAGGATCGCCACATCCAGGACGCGCTCCGGCAGATTCCCGAGGAGTTCCGCGAAGTCGTCGTGCTCCGTGACGTGCAGAACCTCGCTTACGAGGAGATCGCCGAGATCACGGGGCTCCCGATGGGGACGGTGAAGAGCCGGATCAACCGCGGCCGCACCAAGCTCCAGAACCTGCTCGACGACGTGTACTCCGTGCAGGTCAACTGA
- a CDS encoding sensory rhodopsin transducer produces MPTPTGKRRWAIAEGYIPAWGTGPEPEFASHETFCVLNAGSKDAHLEVTVFFADCEPIGPYRVTVPARRTKHVRFNDLAYPEPNPRGTDNASLIESDVPVVVQHTRLDSRQARNALLTTMAFATD; encoded by the coding sequence ATGCCTACCCCAACCGGCAAACGTCGCTGGGCTATCGCAGAGGGATACATCCCCGCGTGGGGCACTGGCCCCGAACCGGAATTTGCCAGCCACGAGACGTTCTGCGTCCTCAACGCGGGAAGTAAAGACGCGCACCTCGAGGTCACAGTGTTCTTCGCCGACTGCGAGCCCATTGGACCGTACCGCGTGACCGTCCCGGCGCGCCGAACGAAGCACGTCCGCTTCAACGACTTGGCCTACCCCGAGCCAAACCCACGCGGGACGGACAACGCAAGCCTCATCGAGAGCGATGTACCCGTCGTCGTCCAGCACACCCGGCTCGACTCGCGGCAAGCGAGAAACGCGCTCCTCACGACGATGGCGTTCGCGACGGACTGA
- a CDS encoding DUF2934 domain-containing protein: MAKTTAPKNTDASPETPDASTADTTKKAAAAKSTAAKKPAAKKAAATSTAAKKPAAKKPAAKKAAAKSTKADDAAAKKPAAKKSTAKKNSGPTQEDIARRAYELHQQRGGAHGSHEDDWHRAEAELRGKKK; the protein is encoded by the coding sequence ATGGCTAAGACTACAGCCCCGAAAAACACAGACGCCTCCCCCGAGACGCCCGACGCCTCGACGGCGGACACGACCAAGAAGGCCGCCGCCGCGAAGTCGACGGCAGCTAAGAAGCCGGCAGCCAAGAAGGCCGCGGCTACATCGACGGCGGCGAAGAAGCCTGCCGCGAAAAAGCCGGCCGCCAAGAAGGCCGCTGCAAAGAGCACGAAGGCCGACGACGCGGCGGCCAAGAAGCCCGCTGCGAAGAAGTCGACCGCGAAGAAGAACAGCGGGCCGACGCAGGAGGACATCGCTCGCCGGGCGTACGAGCTCCACCAGCAGCGCGGCGGTGCCCACGGTAGCCACGAAGACGACTGGCACCGGGCGGAAGCAGAACTGCGCGGCAAGAAGAAGTAA